Proteins encoded by one window of Actinomycetota bacterium:
- the topA gene encoding type I DNA topoisomerase: MSTLNRLVIVESPAKAKTIQKYLGPGYDVQASVGHVRDLPERAVDVPAEIKKKPWGRMAIDVSDDFTAYYVVSAKKKDKVAELKKKLKDADELLLATDEDREGEAIAWHLLEILRPKVPVKRMVFHEITPEAIAAAAENTRDIDMQLVDAQETRRLIDRLYGFEVSPVLWRKVQAGLSAGRVQSVATRLVVERERERIAFKSASYWDIEGVFDPGTFTANLVALDGARVATGKDFDSRAQLTAKENVIHLDEQQARTLCEALDKTAFSVNKVDEKAYTNRPKAPFMTSTLQQAASGRLKWGAQRTMRVAQALYERGYITYMRTDSTTLSDTAINAARTQAAQLYGADHIPDTPRRYDRKVKNAQEAHEAIRPAGDVFRTPAEVASELAGDEFALYDLIWKRTVASQMADARGTTATIRLAGQARDGRTAEFSASGTVITFRGHLAAYDDVDDDQENKEQSRRLPVLAVGDSVNVVSLEADGHSTNPPARFTEATLVQELERLGIGRPSTYAAIISRIIDQGYVWKRGSALVPHFLAFTVVRLMEENFGSLVDYDFTASLEEVLDQVARGEDERLSALKRFYFGDADAGGNFPGLAPLVSVYGDIDAREMASIPIEGSDAIIRVGRYGPYLQRGEDTRANIPTDLAPDELTAEKAEELFNAPSGERELGVDPDTGRVIMAKTGRYGPYFTEVLPEGSPKSAKPRTASLFSTMSVAEVTLDDALRMFTLPREVGTDPADGEMITTQNGRYGPYLLKGKDSRTLSDEESIFTLTLEQALELLAQPKLRRGRGQAAGPLKVIGADPSTGKEVVVREGRFGIYITDGETNASLRGGDSVENISIERASDLLAERRAAGPSAKPAKRAPAKKATSKSPKKKVATKKTGVGKSASSAE, from the coding sequence TTGTCCACCTTAAACCGCTTGGTTATTGTCGAATCGCCCGCTAAAGCCAAGACAATCCAAAAGTACTTAGGCCCTGGTTACGACGTCCAGGCCAGCGTCGGACATGTTCGCGATCTTCCTGAACGCGCAGTAGATGTTCCAGCTGAGATTAAGAAGAAGCCATGGGGCCGAATGGCAATTGATGTCTCCGATGATTTCACTGCCTATTACGTAGTTAGTGCAAAGAAGAAAGATAAAGTCGCAGAACTCAAAAAGAAACTTAAAGATGCCGACGAACTTCTGTTAGCAACTGACGAGGACCGTGAAGGTGAGGCCATAGCTTGGCACCTGCTAGAAATTCTGCGTCCAAAAGTTCCAGTTAAGCGCATGGTGTTTCACGAAATAACACCCGAGGCAATCGCAGCGGCTGCCGAAAATACCCGCGACATAGATATGCAGTTGGTTGACGCCCAGGAAACACGTCGACTTATTGATCGACTTTATGGATTTGAAGTTTCGCCGGTGCTTTGGCGTAAAGTTCAAGCTGGCTTGTCCGCTGGTCGAGTTCAATCAGTGGCAACTCGCTTAGTTGTTGAACGAGAGCGGGAGCGCATTGCTTTCAAAAGTGCTTCCTATTGGGACATCGAGGGTGTCTTTGATCCAGGCACCTTCACTGCAAACCTAGTTGCACTCGATGGCGCTCGAGTTGCAACCGGAAAAGATTTTGATTCCCGCGCTCAGCTAACTGCTAAAGAGAATGTAATCCACTTAGATGAGCAACAGGCTCGCACATTATGTGAAGCCCTAGATAAAACTGCGTTCTCAGTAAACAAAGTAGACGAGAAGGCTTACACAAATCGTCCGAAGGCACCGTTCATGACATCGACACTGCAACAAGCCGCTTCAGGTCGATTGAAGTGGGGAGCGCAGCGGACTATGCGCGTTGCCCAAGCCCTATACGAACGTGGCTACATCACATATATGCGTACTGACAGCACCACTTTGTCTGATACGGCGATTAATGCTGCACGGACCCAGGCGGCACAACTATATGGTGCAGACCACATTCCAGATACGCCAAGACGCTACGACCGAAAAGTAAAAAATGCACAAGAAGCGCACGAGGCGATTCGGCCGGCCGGCGATGTTTTCCGCACCCCAGCGGAAGTAGCTAGCGAGCTAGCTGGTGACGAGTTCGCACTTTACGATCTGATCTGGAAACGCACAGTGGCTAGCCAGATGGCTGATGCCCGCGGAACAACAGCAACAATTCGCCTAGCGGGACAAGCCAGGGATGGAAGAACTGCCGAATTTTCGGCAAGTGGAACCGTTATTACCTTCCGTGGCCATTTAGCCGCGTATGACGATGTTGATGACGATCAAGAAAATAAAGAACAAAGCCGCAGATTGCCTGTTCTTGCCGTTGGCGATTCAGTGAATGTAGTGAGCTTGGAGGCAGATGGTCACAGCACAAATCCACCAGCTCGTTTTACTGAGGCGACTCTGGTTCAGGAGTTAGAACGACTTGGTATTGGTCGACCATCTACTTACGCAGCCATTATCAGTCGCATTATTGATCAGGGTTATGTTTGGAAGCGTGGAAGCGCACTGGTACCGCACTTCTTGGCCTTCACTGTTGTTCGTCTTATGGAAGAAAATTTCGGCTCACTGGTTGACTATGACTTCACCGCATCTCTTGAGGAAGTCCTAGATCAAGTTGCTCGGGGCGAAGATGAACGACTCTCCGCATTAAAGCGGTTTTACTTTGGCGATGCGGATGCTGGTGGGAATTTTCCAGGACTTGCACCACTCGTTTCTGTTTATGGGGATATTGATGCGCGGGAAATGGCCTCAATTCCAATCGAAGGAAGTGATGCAATCATTCGGGTTGGCCGATATGGACCGTATCTCCAGCGTGGCGAAGATACTCGAGCAAACATTCCAACAGACTTAGCACCAGACGAACTCACCGCAGAAAAGGCGGAAGAGTTATTCAATGCGCCATCTGGCGAACGCGAACTTGGCGTCGATCCAGATACGGGTCGCGTCATCATGGCCAAGACTGGTCGCTATGGACCTTACTTCACTGAAGTTCTTCCTGAAGGGTCTCCGAAGTCTGCTAAACCACGCACTGCTTCGCTGTTCTCAACAATGTCCGTTGCTGAGGTAACTCTTGATGATGCCTTACGCATGTTCACACTCCCACGCGAAGTTGGTACCGACCCAGCTGATGGCGAAATGATTACCACACAAAATGGGCGGTACGGACCATATTTATTAAAAGGTAAAGATTCCCGAACACTTTCTGATGAAGAGTCAATTTTCACTTTAACCCTTGAGCAGGCACTCGAACTGCTGGCTCAGCCCAAACTGCGTCGGGGCCGTGGCCAAGCAGCTGGACCACTAAAAGTAATTGGCGCTGACCCATCAACTGGCAAGGAGGTAGTGGTACGCGAAGGTCGCTTTGGCATCTACATCACTGATGGTGAAACAAATGCATCACTACGCGGTGGTGATTCGGTCGAGAACATCTCTATCGAGCGAGCGTCGGATTTATTGGCAGAGCGTAGAGCTGCTGGGCCAAGTGCTAAGCCGGCCAAAAGAGCGCCAGCCAAAAAAGCCACCTCAAAGTCCCCTAAGAAAAAGGTGGCGACAAAGAAAACCGGTGTGGGTAAGTCTGCATCGTCAGCAGAATAG
- a CDS encoding sodium-translocating pyrophosphatase — protein sequence MRRIMPSLTLSSANITTISIVAAISVAALVVAAVLVRQVLSASEGTENMKKIAGAVQEGAAAYLNRQFKTLSVFAVLVFFVLFALPADTQNERIGRSVFFLVGALFSAITGYMGMWLAVRGNVRVAAAAKDSGEQAAMKIAFRTGGVAGMFTVGLGLLGASSVVLIYREDALRVLEGFGFGAALLAMFMRVGGGIFTKAADVGADLVGKVEQGIPEDDPRNAATIADNVGDNVGDCAGMAADLFESYAVTLVAALILGKEVFGSLGLVFPLVVPAIGVITAVIGIFAVSPRENDRSGMSAINRGFFISAIISALLVTGAAYYYLPAKLSAIVPDLTIGGQSVPDLNPRVLVISAVLIGIVLAAAIQQLTGYFTETNRRPVDDVAKSSLTGSATVILAGVSVGLESAVYSALLIGSALYGAFLLGHGCILLSLFAIALAGTGLLTTVGVIVSMDTFGPVSDNAQGIAEMSKDVHGEGAQVLSNLDAVGNTTKAITKGIAIATAVLAATALFGSFRDAVVTAAGKVTDKASEFAGNLDVSNPRNLFGLLIGASVVFLFSGLAINAVSRAAGAVIFEVRRQFREHPGIMEGTELPEYGKVVDIVTRDSLRELATPGLLAVLTPIAVGFGLGIGALGSFLAGTIATGTLMAVFLSNSGGAWDNAKKFVEDGHFGGKGSEAHTATVVGDTVGDPFKDTAGPAINPLIKVMNLVALLIAPAVVSLDLNGETGIRTGLAVGAIVIVVASVIISKRRPIAVGEEAFTAAGE from the coding sequence ATGAGGAGAATCATGCCAAGTTTGACTTTGTCATCCGCAAACATCACCACCATTTCCATCGTTGCTGCAATCTCTGTTGCTGCCTTGGTTGTGGCTGCAGTCTTAGTTCGACAGGTTCTTTCAGCAAGTGAAGGTACCGAGAACATGAAAAAGATTGCAGGTGCAGTACAGGAAGGCGCAGCTGCTTACCTGAACCGTCAATTCAAAACCCTAAGTGTTTTCGCGGTGCTAGTTTTCTTTGTGCTCTTTGCCTTGCCAGCAGATACCCAAAATGAGCGCATCGGTCGCTCAGTGTTCTTCCTCGTAGGCGCATTATTTTCTGCCATTACTGGTTACATGGGCATGTGGCTAGCTGTCCGCGGAAATGTTCGCGTTGCCGCCGCCGCAAAAGACAGTGGCGAACAGGCTGCCATGAAAATTGCTTTTCGCACAGGCGGCGTAGCGGGTATGTTCACTGTCGGCCTTGGTTTACTCGGTGCCTCAAGTGTTGTTCTGATTTACCGCGAAGACGCTCTTCGGGTGCTTGAAGGTTTCGGATTTGGTGCCGCCCTACTTGCCATGTTTATGCGAGTCGGTGGTGGAATTTTTACAAAGGCTGCCGATGTCGGCGCAGACCTTGTTGGCAAAGTAGAGCAAGGCATTCCTGAAGACGATCCTCGTAACGCAGCAACTATTGCAGACAATGTTGGCGATAATGTTGGTGACTGCGCAGGAATGGCCGCCGACTTATTTGAGTCTTATGCAGTTACTTTGGTTGCTGCGCTAATTCTGGGCAAAGAAGTTTTCGGCTCACTTGGTTTAGTGTTCCCATTGGTGGTTCCGGCCATTGGAGTTATCACCGCTGTAATTGGAATTTTTGCGGTTTCTCCTCGCGAAAATGACCGTTCGGGAATGAGTGCAATCAATCGTGGCTTCTTTATCTCTGCAATTATTTCTGCATTGCTAGTAACCGGTGCGGCTTACTACTACTTGCCAGCAAAACTGAGTGCAATCGTTCCAGATCTGACGATTGGTGGTCAGTCAGTACCAGATTTGAACCCACGAGTTCTAGTTATTTCCGCAGTTCTGATCGGAATTGTTTTAGCGGCAGCTATTCAGCAACTTACGGGCTATTTCACCGAAACAAATCGCCGCCCGGTCGATGACGTTGCGAAGTCTTCTTTAACTGGATCGGCAACCGTAATCCTTGCCGGCGTTTCCGTTGGACTAGAGTCTGCTGTTTATTCGGCGCTGCTAATTGGCTCGGCACTCTATGGTGCCTTCCTGTTAGGTCACGGTTGTATTTTGCTTAGCTTGTTCGCTATCGCACTTGCTGGTACTGGTTTGCTAACTACCGTTGGTGTTATTGTTTCAATGGATACTTTTGGTCCAGTTTCTGACAATGCACAGGGTATTGCTGAAATGTCAAAGGATGTTCATGGTGAAGGTGCACAGGTACTTTCCAACCTTGACGCAGTAGGCAACACCACCAAGGCAATCACCAAGGGTATTGCGATTGCCACTGCGGTACTAGCCGCAACTGCACTCTTCGGCTCGTTCCGTGACGCTGTCGTGACTGCTGCGGGCAAGGTGACAGACAAGGCATCAGAGTTCGCCGGCAACCTTGACGTTTCAAACCCGCGCAACCTTTTTGGACTGCTTATTGGCGCTTCAGTGGTTTTCCTATTCAGTGGATTGGCAATCAATGCGGTGTCGCGCGCTGCCGGCGCAGTAATCTTTGAAGTTCGCCGCCAGTTCCGGGAGCATCCAGGAATTATGGAAGGCACTGAATTGCCAGAGTATGGAAAAGTCGTTGATATTGTGACTCGCGATTCTCTTCGCGAACTGGCAACCCCAGGATTACTCGCGGTGCTAACACCGATTGCAGTCGGGTTTGGCTTAGGGATTGGCGCACTCGGATCATTCCTGGCAGGCACTATTGCAACTGGAACATTAATGGCCGTGTTCTTGTCCAACTCTGGTGGTGCATGGGATAACGCAAAGAAGTTTGTTGAAGATGGCCACTTTGGTGGCAAGGGTTCAGAGGCCCATACCGCAACCGTTGTTGGCGACACTGTTGGCGATCCGTTCAAGGACACCGCAGGTCCGGCAATCAACCCACTCATCAAGGTAATGAACTTGGTGGCCCTGCTAATTGCGCCTGCCGTTGTTTCCCTTGACCTTAACGGCGAGACAGGAATCCGTACTGGCCTAGCCGTCGGAGCGATTGTGATTGTTGTGGCTTCAGTTATCATCTCAAAGCGCCGACCAATTGCCGTTGGCGAAGAGGCATTTACCGCTGCTGGTGAATAA